A single genomic interval of Daucus carota subsp. sativus chromosome 1, DH1 v3.0, whole genome shotgun sequence harbors:
- the LOC108204539 gene encoding protein TRANSPORT INHIBITOR RESPONSE 1, protein MDPVRKRTKDLSKSVDSAHLAPFPDEVLEKVLSLVKSHKDRSSVSLVCKDWYNADRWSRSKIFIGNCYSVSPEIVARRFPNIRSVTLKGKPRFSDFNLVPQNWGADIHSWLVVFAQVYPFLEELRLKRMVVSDESLEFLANSFPGFKVLSLLSCDGFSTDGLKAIATHCKNLTELDIQENGIDDLGGGWLSCFPETFVSLEVLNFASLNSDVTFDALERLVSRCKALRVLKVNKHISLEQIQKLLLRAPQLMEVGTGSFQQELVPRQFAELETAFGSCKNLHTLSGLWEASSVYLPVIYPACANLTYLNLSYATLQSDELSKLLPNCSNLRRLWVLDTVEDKGLEAVGSSCPLLEELRVFPADPFDQDMVHGVTESGFVAVSSGCRKLHYVLYFCRQMTNAAVATIVKNCPDFTHFRLCIMNPGQADYLTNDPMDEAFGAVVKTCTKLQRLAVSGLLTDKTFEYIGKYAKNLETLSVAFAGSSDRGMQSVMEGCPKLRKLEIRDCPFGNEALLSGLDKYESMRSLWMSACNLTMNGCRQLAKNMPRLNVEVIKDEESDDSEADKVYVYRSVVGPRRDAPPFVLTL, encoded by the exons ATGGATCCAGTGAGAAAAAGGACCAAAGACTTGTCGAAATCGGTGGATTCAGCTCACCTTGCTCCATTTCCTGATGAGGTTCTTGAGAAAGTTCTTTCTCTAGTGAAATCTCACAAGGATAGGAGTTCAGTTTCATTAGTATGCAAAGATTGGTACAATGCTGATAGGTGGAGTAGGAGTAAGATCTTTATTGGAAATTGCTACTCGGTCTCACCGGAGATCGTGGCCAGGAGATTTCCAAATATAAGGAGTGTTACTTTGAAGGGGAAGCCGCGGTTTTCAGATTTCAATTTGGTGCCTCAGAATTGGGGTGCTGATATTCATTCATGGCTCGTTGTGTTTGCTCAAGTTTACCCTTTTCTGGAGGAGTTGAGGTTGAAAAGGATGGTTGTTAGTGATGAAAGTCTGGAATTTTTAGCAAATTCATTTCCAGGGTTCAAAGTCTTGTCTCTCTTGAGCTGTGATGGTTTTAGTACAGATGGTCTTAAAGCTATTGCTACTCATTGCAA GAACTTGACTGAGCTCGACATACAAGAAAATGGCATAGATGATCTCGGTGGGGGTTGGTTAAGTTGCTTTCCTGAGACCTTTGTGTCTCTAGAAGTGCTGAATTTTGCCAGCTTGAACAGTGATGTCACATTTGATGCTCTTGAAAGGTTAGTTAGCAGGTGCAAAGCATTAAGGgttttaaaggttaataaacaTATTTCCTTGGAACAAATACAAAAGTTACTGCTAAGGGCACCCCAGCTGATGGAGGTTGGTACTGGTTCATTTCAACAAGAGCTTGTTCCCCGTCAGTTTGCAGAACTTGAAACTGCATTCGGTAGCTGCAAAAATTTACATACACTCTCAGGTTTGTGGGAAGCTTCTTCGGTCTATTTACCAGTCATATACCCTGCCTGTGCCAATCTTACATATCTGAATTTGAGCTATGCAACTCTGCAAAGTGATGAACTTTCCAAGCTTCTACCTAATTGCTCGAATCTACGGCGTCTTTGG GTTCTCGACACAGTGGAAGATAAGGGGCTAGAAGCTGTTGGGTCTAGCTGTCCCTTACTCGAGGAATTGCGAGTTTTTCCTGCAGATCCATTTGATCAGGATATGGTCCATGGGGTGACCGAGTCGGGGTTTGTGGCTGTATCTTCTGGATGTCGCAAACTTCACTATGTCCTATATTTCTGCAGGCAGATGACTAATGCTGCAGTTGCAACTATAGTCAAGAATTGTCCTGATTTTACTCATTTCCGTCTTTGCATAATGAATCCAGGCCAGGCAGATTACCTGACCAATGATCCGATGGATGAGGCATTTGGTGCGGTGGTCAAGACCTGTACTAAACTCCAGAGGCTTGCCGTTTCAGGCCTACTAACTGACAAAACCTTTGAGTATATTGGGAAGTATGCTAAAAACCTAGAAACCCTTTCCGTGGCGTTTGCTGGGAGCAGTGACAGGGGAATGCAATCTGTGATGGAGGGTTGCCCAAAGCTAAGGAAGCTAGAGATTAGAGATTGCCCATTCGGAAATGAAGCTTTGCTTTCCGGGTTAGATAAGTACGAATCAATGCGGTCTCTCTGGATGTCAGCGTGTAACTTGACAATGAATGGTTGCAGACAACTTGCAAAGAACATGCCGAGGTTGAATGTTGAAGTTATTAAggatgaagaaagtgatgacAGCGAAGCTGATAAAGTTTATGTCTATCGATCAGTGGTAGGGCCTCGAAGAGATGCACCTCCTTTTGTTCTCACCCTCTGA